The following is a genomic window from Terriglobales bacterium.
TTCATCGTGAGCGGCGCCTTCTGCATGCTGCACAAGGAGACGGTGGTGCTGGCGGGCGGGTTCTCCACCGACACGGTGACCGAGGACATCGACATTATCGCTACACTGCACCGCTACCTGCGGGAGAAGGGCTGGAAGTACCGCATGGTGTTCACCAGCGACCCCATCTGCTGGACCGAGGCGCCGCACACCCTGGGTATGTTCGCCCGCCAGCGCCGGCGCTGGCAGTTGGGGCTGATGCAGACGGTGATGAAGAACCACGACATGATCCTGAACCCGCGCTTCGGCACCCTGGGCATGTTCAGCATGCCGTTCCACGCCTATATCGAGGCCATGGGGTGCCTGATCGAGGCCTTCGGGTTCTGGCTGATCATGCCGCTCTCATTCATCCTGCGGGCCATGCCGCTGGGCTTGTTCCTGCTGTTCCTGTTTCTGGCGGTGGGGTACGGCACGTTGCTCTCGATGGGCTCGGTGCTGCTGGAAGAAGCCACGCTGCGGCGCTATCCGAAGCTGGGCCACGTGCTCAAGCTGATGGCGTACGCGGTGGTGGAGAACGTGGGATACCGGCAGATCGTGGCCATCTTCCGCGCCCAAGGAGTGTTGCGCTTCTTCGCCGGCATGCGGCGGTGGGAAGTGGTGCGGCACAAGGGCCTGGAAGGCGGAGATCGCTATACGGTGGCGCCACATGAAGCTTAAGGACTGGATCTTCAACCGCGTCCTGCTGGGCATGGTGCTGTTTTTTGTGGCGGTGGGGGTGTGGGAGTTCAAGCTGAAGCCGGACTACCGGCCGCACTACAACCTGGCGGTGGCCCACTACCAGAAACAGGAATACCAGCAGGCGCTGGGAGAACTGGACCAGGCATCCTCGATCGCGTCCAGCCGAGTGGAAGTGATCCTGCTGCGTGGGTGGACGCAGCTCAAGCTGCGCCATTTCACCGAAGCCGAGTACGAGTTCAACCGAGTGCTGCAATACTTCCAGCATGACAAGGAAGCGGTGGAGGAGGCACAGACGGGGGCGTCGTTCGTAGCCCTCGAGACCGGCCGGGGCACGATGAATTCCGAGGCCCTGCGGCTCATCCTGGAGGGACGACGGGGCGACCCCAACGTCCGCATCCTGGTCGCCGGAGCCCTGCGGCGCGAAGGCAA
Proteins encoded in this region:
- a CDS encoding glycosyltransferase family 2 protein, which produces FIVSGAFCMLHKETVVLAGGFSTDTVTEDIDIIATLHRYLREKGWKYRMVFTSDPICWTEAPHTLGMFARQRRRWQLGLMQTVMKNHDMILNPRFGTLGMFSMPFHAYIEAMGCLIEAFGFWLIMPLSFILRAMPLGLFLLFLFLAVGYGTLLSMGSVLLEEATLRRYPKLGHVLKLMAYAVVENVGYRQIVAIFRAQGVLRFFAGMRRWEVVRHKGLEGGDRYTVAPHEA